One region of Polaribacter pectinis genomic DNA includes:
- the holA gene encoding DNA polymerase III subunit delta, giving the protein MNEINAIVSDIKKGNIKPIYFLMGEEPYYIDKISDFIEDTVLDEAEKGFNQQVMYGRDATIEDIVGAAKRYPMMAERQVLIVKEAQDLSRTIEKLVSYAENPQPTTVLVINYKYKKLDKRKKLHKVIAKAGLVFESKKMYENQVSDWIRRVLSGQKYQIEPKASLMLVEFLGTDLSKISNELDKLMLILPKETIISDKHIEENIGISKDFNNFELRKAVGEKNIVKANRIINYFAENPKNNPLVMTISLLNSFFTQLLMFHGLKDKSKSSVAKTLGVNPYFVDEYFVAGRNYPMRKVAQVIAFLRDADVKSKGVGAKQTPDDILKELLFKILH; this is encoded by the coding sequence ATGAACGAGATAAACGCAATTGTTTCAGATATAAAGAAAGGCAACATAAAACCCATCTATTTTTTAATGGGTGAAGAACCTTATTATATAGATAAAATTTCCGATTTTATTGAAGATACTGTGTTGGATGAAGCAGAAAAAGGCTTTAACCAACAAGTAATGTATGGTAGAGATGCAACAATAGAAGATATTGTTGGTGCCGCAAAACGCTATCCTATGATGGCAGAAAGGCAAGTGTTAATTGTTAAAGAAGCGCAAGATTTAAGTAGAACTATAGAAAAATTAGTTTCTTATGCAGAAAACCCACAACCGACCACTGTTTTAGTAATTAACTATAAATATAAAAAGCTCGATAAACGTAAAAAACTGCATAAAGTAATTGCGAAAGCTGGGTTGGTTTTCGAAAGTAAAAAAATGTACGAAAACCAAGTTTCAGATTGGATTCGTAGAGTTTTAAGCGGACAAAAATATCAGATAGAGCCTAAAGCTTCTTTAATGTTAGTAGAATTTTTAGGAACAGATTTAAGTAAAATTTCTAACGAATTAGATAAGTTGATGCTAATTCTTCCGAAAGAAACTATTATTAGTGACAAACATATAGAAGAAAATATCGGAATTTCTAAAGACTTCAATAATTTCGAATTAAGAAAAGCAGTAGGAGAGAAGAACATTGTAAAAGCGAATAGAATTATTAATTATTTTGCCGAGAATCCTAAAAATAATCCTTTGGTAATGACAATTTCTTTACTGAATAGTTTTTTTACACAATTACTGATGTTTCATGGATTAAAAGATAAATCTAAAAGTTCTGTTGCTAAAACTCTTGGTGTAAACCCATATTTTGTAGACGAGTACTTTGTTGCAGGTAGAAATTATCCAATGAGAAAAGTAGCACAAGTAATCGCTTTTTTAAGAGATGCAGATGTAAAAAGCAAAGGAGTTGGGGCAAAACAAACGCCAGATGACATTTTAAAAGAATTACTATTTAAAATTTTACACTAA
- the folE gene encoding GTP cyclohydrolase I FolE: MNDERIEEIGENHVATSAKTPLRADAFAISDEEKINKIQESVKDILHTLGMDLEDDSIQGTPKRVAKAFVNEIFMGLNPANMPKASTFDNNYNYGEMLVEKNIVVYSTCEHHLLPIIGRAHVAYISNGKVIGLSKMNRIVEYFAKRPQVQERLTMQVVQAMQEALGTDDVACVIDAKHLCVNSRGIKDIESSTVTSEFGGKFKEKETKKEFLQYLQMETNF; encoded by the coding sequence ATGAATGACGAAAGAATTGAAGAAATAGGAGAGAACCACGTAGCAACTTCTGCGAAAACTCCATTAAGAGCAGATGCTTTTGCTATTTCTGACGAAGAAAAAATTAATAAAATCCAAGAAAGTGTAAAAGATATCTTGCACACTTTAGGAATGGATTTAGAAGATGATAGTATACAAGGAACACCAAAAAGAGTTGCAAAAGCATTTGTAAACGAAATTTTTATGGGGTTGAATCCTGCAAACATGCCAAAAGCATCCACGTTTGATAATAACTACAATTATGGTGAAATGTTGGTGGAAAAAAACATTGTTGTGTATTCTACTTGCGAGCATCATTTATTACCAATTATTGGTAGAGCACATGTTGCTTATATTTCTAATGGAAAAGTAATAGGGCTTTCTAAAATGAACAGAATTGTGGAGTATTTTGCAAAAAGACCACAAGTTCAAGAGCGTTTAACAATGCAAGTTGTACAAGCTATGCAAGAAGCTTTAGGTACAGATGATGTTGCTTGTGTTATAGATGCAAAACATTTATGTGTAAACTCAAGAGGAATAAAAGATATTGAAAGCTCTACTGTAACATCAGAATTTGGTGGGAAGTTTAAAGAGAAAGAAACTAAAAAAGAATTTTTACAATATTTACAAATGGAAACTAATTTTTAA
- a CDS encoding YihY/virulence factor BrkB family protein: MTKEIEDKLEKIPIIGILVKLGKKIKIPGLEGMSLYDVLEMYFIGIVEGALTTRAGGIAYSFFMSIFPFLLFVLTLIPFVPIEGAQEGLLSIIADVLPPKTFDAVDSVLIDIIKNQYGGLLSFGVIGSIFLMTNGVNAIFGGFEYSYHVKVVRNVFRSYFIAMFVSLVITVFLLLTVIIVVFFDLILKDMVSLSWIQHNIIWVQLLRGFIFITMIFITVSMLYHFGTKEGKHSRFFSPGAVFTTILSILTFYLFGYYVNEFAKYNELYGSIGTLLILMLFIWLNAIILLLGFELNASIYSLRRQNKTFTTPKKL, translated from the coding sequence ATGACAAAAGAAATAGAAGACAAACTTGAAAAAATTCCAATAATCGGAATTCTTGTAAAACTAGGAAAGAAAATTAAAATTCCGGGTTTAGAAGGCATGTCTTTATATGACGTTTTAGAAATGTATTTTATTGGTATTGTTGAAGGTGCATTAACAACTAGAGCTGGTGGAATTGCTTATAGTTTTTTTATGTCAATTTTTCCTTTTTTACTTTTTGTACTTACGCTAATTCCTTTTGTACCCATAGAAGGTGCTCAAGAAGGTTTATTATCTATAATTGCAGATGTTTTACCACCAAAAACTTTTGATGCTGTAGATTCTGTTTTAATAGATATTATTAAAAACCAATATGGAGGTTTGCTTTCTTTTGGTGTAATTGGGTCTATTTTTTTAATGACTAATGGTGTAAATGCCATTTTTGGAGGATTTGAATACTCTTATCATGTTAAAGTGGTTAGAAATGTTTTTAGATCTTATTTTATTGCAATGTTTGTCTCTTTAGTAATTACTGTTTTTTTATTATTAACAGTTATTATTGTTGTTTTCTTCGATTTAATTTTAAAAGATATGGTTTCTTTAAGTTGGATTCAGCACAACATTATTTGGGTGCAATTATTAAGAGGTTTCATATTTATAACAATGATTTTCATTACAGTTTCCATGTTATATCACTTTGGAACAAAAGAAGGAAAGCATTCTCGTTTTTTCTCTCCAGGAGCTGTTTTTACAACAATTTTATCCATTTTAACTTTCTATTTATTTGGTTATTATGTAAATGAATTTGCAAAATATAACGAGCTTTATGGCTCTATAGGTACGCTTTTAATTTTAATGTTATTCATTTGGTTAAATGCTATTATTCTTCTTTTGGGCTTCGAATTAAATGCGTCTATTTATTCTTTAAGAAGACAAAATAAAACCTTTACAACTCCCAAAAAATTATAA
- the nadC gene encoding carboxylating nicotinate-nucleotide diphosphorylase has translation MISEAQFQNELDLIIKNAIREDIGDGDHTSLSCIPADAEGKAKLLVKDEGIIAGVEFAKQVFSYVDKDLKVETFINDGEKVKYGDIVFHVSGKSQSILMAERLVLNAMQRMSAIATKTTFFADLLKGTKTKVLDTRKTTPGIRALEKWAVKIGGGENHRFALYDMVMIKDNHIDFAGGITAAITKTKKYLAEKGLDIKIIVEARSLEEIKEILSNKGVYRILIDNFNYEDTKKAVDLISDICLTESSGGINEKTIRKYAECGVDFISSGALTHSVYNLDLSLKAID, from the coding sequence ATGATTTCAGAAGCACAATTTCAAAACGAATTAGATCTTATTATAAAAAATGCCATTAGAGAAGATATTGGCGATGGAGACCATACATCACTTTCTTGTATTCCTGCAGATGCTGAAGGAAAAGCAAAGTTATTAGTAAAAGATGAAGGAATTATAGCCGGTGTTGAATTCGCAAAACAGGTTTTTTCTTATGTTGATAAAGATTTAAAAGTAGAAACTTTTATAAATGATGGCGAAAAAGTAAAATATGGCGATATTGTTTTTCATGTTTCAGGGAAATCGCAATCTATTTTAATGGCAGAACGTTTGGTGTTAAATGCAATGCAAAGAATGTCTGCAATTGCAACAAAAACAACTTTTTTTGCTGATTTATTAAAAGGAACAAAAACGAAAGTTTTAGATACCAGAAAAACCACACCTGGAATTAGAGCTTTAGAAAAATGGGCAGTAAAAATTGGTGGTGGAGAGAACCACAGATTTGCGTTGTATGATATGGTTATGATTAAAGATAATCATATAGATTTTGCGGGTGGAATTACTGCTGCAATTACAAAAACAAAGAAATATTTAGCAGAAAAGGGATTAGATATTAAGATAATTGTAGAAGCAAGAAGTTTAGAAGAAATTAAAGAAATTCTTTCTAATAAAGGTGTTTACAGAATTTTGATTGATAATTTTAATTATGAAGACACTAAAAAAGCTGTTGATTTAATTAGCGATATTTGTTTGACAGAATCTTCTGGAGGAATCAACGAAAAAACGATTAGAAAATATGCAGAATGTGGAGTAGATTTTATTTCTTCTGGCGCATTAACGCATTCAGTTTATAATTTAGATTTAAGTTTAAAAGCAATAGACTAA
- a CDS encoding DUF1569 domain-containing protein translates to MKNIFTKEVTNEVIGRIEKLTAESQPNWGKMSVAQMLAHCCVTYEMVYTDKHPKPNAFAKFMLKLIVKKIVTSGKPYAKNGRTASQFLITDEKAFETEKKRLIDYINKTQELGEDYFNGKESHSFGKLTKEEWNNMFYKHLDHHLTQFGV, encoded by the coding sequence ATGAAAAACATTTTCACAAAAGAAGTTACAAACGAAGTAATTGGTAGAATAGAAAAACTAACAGCAGAATCGCAACCAAATTGGGGTAAAATGTCTGTTGCGCAAATGTTGGCACATTGTTGTGTTACTTATGAAATGGTATATACAGATAAGCATCCAAAACCAAATGCTTTTGCAAAATTTATGCTGAAATTGATTGTCAAGAAAATAGTAACTTCAGGAAAACCATATGCTAAAAATGGTAGAACTGCTTCTCAATTTTTAATAACTGATGAGAAAGCATTTGAAACAGAAAAGAAAAGATTAATTGACTATATTAATAAAACTCAAGAATTAGGCGAAGATTATTTTAATGGCAAAGAATCGCATTCTTTTGGAAAACTAACAAAGGAAGAATGGAATAACATGTTTTATAAACATTTAGACCATCATTTAACACAGTTTGGAGTTTAG
- a CDS encoding M28 family metallopeptidase produces the protein MKKTLYVASALAFMACGSSQNTSKNDDANLDQSAKYAETITAKDLGKHLFIYASDEFEGRNTGEPGQKKAVEYLKNFYVNEGIVSPLGGNDYFQEVPAEWINKNTRRGTFKDSENVVAFIKGSEKPDEIVVISAHLDHEGVKNGEIYNGADDDGSGTVAMLEIAEAFQMAVKNGKGPKRSILFLHVTGEEKGLLGSKYYTDVDPIFPLANTVCDLNIDMIGRIDDRHKDDPNYVYLIGSDKLSTELHNLSEEVNKKYMNINLDYKYNDENDPNRFYYRSDHYNFAKNNVPIIFYFNGTHTDYHKPTDTPDKINYELLENRTRLVFHTAWEVANKDTRIVADKVADKK, from the coding sequence ATGAAAAAAACACTATATGTTGCTAGTGCATTGGCTTTTATGGCTTGTGGATCTAGTCAAAACACATCAAAAAATGATGATGCAAACTTAGATCAATCTGCAAAATATGCAGAAACAATTACTGCAAAAGATTTAGGGAAGCATTTATTTATTTATGCTTCAGATGAATTTGAAGGAAGAAACACAGGTGAACCAGGTCAGAAAAAAGCTGTTGAATATTTAAAAAATTTCTATGTTAATGAAGGTATTGTTTCACCTTTAGGAGGAAACGATTATTTTCAAGAAGTACCTGCAGAATGGATTAACAAAAACACACGTAGAGGAACATTTAAAGATTCTGAAAACGTAGTTGCTTTTATAAAAGGCTCGGAAAAACCAGATGAAATTGTAGTTATCTCTGCGCATTTAGATCATGAAGGTGTTAAAAATGGAGAAATTTATAATGGAGCTGATGATGATGGTTCTGGAACAGTTGCAATGTTAGAAATTGCAGAAGCTTTTCAAATGGCTGTAAAAAACGGAAAAGGTCCAAAAAGATCTATTTTATTTTTACATGTTACCGGTGAAGAAAAAGGATTATTAGGTTCTAAATATTACACAGATGTAGACCCAATATTTCCTTTAGCAAATACTGTTTGCGATTTAAACATAGATATGATTGGTAGAATTGATGACAGACACAAAGATGACCCAAACTACGTATATTTAATTGGATCTGATAAATTAAGTACTGAATTACACAACTTGTCTGAAGAAGTGAATAAAAAGTACATGAACATTAATTTAGATTATAAATACAATGATGAAAACGACCCGAATCGTTTTTACTATAGATCTGATCATTATAATTTTGCAAAGAACAATGTGCCGATTATCTTTTATTTTAACGGTACACATACAGATTACCACAAACCAACAGATACACCAGACAAAATTAATTATGAACTGTTAGAAAACAGAACTCGTTTAGTTTTTCACACAGCTTGGGAAGTTGCAAATAAAGACACAAGAATTGTTGCAGATAAAGTAGCTGATAAAAAATAA
- a CDS encoding ABC transporter ATP-binding protein: MGKSTLLRTISKVQKPISGDVILENKNLNNYTERELSTKLSLVLTERLPESQLTVFELIALGRQPYTNWIDKLSKEDIEKVNYAIEQTEIEHLKNNRFYELSDGQLQRVLIARALAQDTEIIILDEPTAHLDMHHTIKIFSLLKKLVKHTSKTIIISSHEVNLSIQLSDEIILLNDDKIAFGTSKELIHKKAFDHLFPKELINFNRTLEQFVVNKI, from the coding sequence ATTGGAAAATCAACTTTATTAAGAACTATTTCTAAAGTTCAAAAACCTATTTCAGGTGATGTTATTTTAGAAAACAAAAACCTAAATAATTACACAGAAAGAGAACTTTCCACCAAATTAAGCTTGGTATTAACTGAACGCCTACCAGAAAGTCAATTAACTGTTTTTGAACTCATTGCACTTGGCAGACAACCTTACACAAATTGGATTGACAAGCTTTCTAAAGAAGATATTGAAAAAGTGAATTATGCAATTGAACAAACAGAAATAGAGCATTTAAAAAACAATCGTTTTTACGAATTAAGTGACGGACAATTGCAACGTGTTTTAATTGCAAGAGCCTTGGCGCAAGACACCGAAATTATTATTTTAGATGAACCAACTGCACATTTAGATATGCATCATACCATTAAAATTTTTTCTTTGTTGAAGAAACTGGTTAAGCACACCTCTAAAACCATTATTATTTCTTCGCATGAAGTAAATTTATCTATTCAATTATCGGATGAAATAATTTTATTAAACGATGATAAAATTGCTTTTGGAACTTCAAAAGAACTAATTCATAAAAAAGCTTTCGATCATTTATTTCCGAAAGAACTCATCAATTTTAACAGAACTTTAGAGCAGTTTGTTGTAAACAAAATATAA
- the rlmH gene encoding 23S rRNA (pseudouridine(1915)-N(3))-methyltransferase RlmH yields the protein MKIKLLAIGKTDNKNLIQLIDEYQNRLKHYIKFELEIIPDIKNVKNLSEIQQKEKEGDLILSKLQNTDVLVLLDDKGKHFTSIEFSQYLQKKMNAGIKQLVLVIGGPYGFSDAVYKKASGKISLSKMTFSHQMIRLFIVEQLYRGFTILKNEPYHHE from the coding sequence ATGAAAATTAAATTACTCGCAATTGGTAAAACTGATAATAAAAATCTAATTCAGTTAATTGATGAATATCAAAACCGATTAAAACATTATATAAAGTTCGAATTAGAGATAATTCCGGATATAAAAAATGTTAAGAATTTGAGTGAAATTCAGCAAAAAGAAAAAGAAGGAGATTTAATATTATCTAAATTACAAAACACAGATGTATTGGTCTTATTGGACGATAAAGGAAAGCATTTTACTTCTATCGAATTTTCGCAATATCTTCAGAAAAAAATGAATGCCGGAATTAAACAATTGGTTTTAGTAATTGGTGGACCTTATGGTTTTTCTGATGCTGTTTATAAAAAAGCAAGTGGAAAAATATCTTTATCTAAAATGACATTTTCCCACCAAATGATTCGTCTTTTTATTGTTGAACAATTGTATAGAGGTTTTACAATTTTAAAGAATGAGCCTTATCATCATGAGTAA
- a CDS encoding AAA family ATPase, producing MIHLLVGNTGAGKSTYANKLKVEVNGFVFALDKWNKILFLPDKTENDGLDWFLERIERAELLMQDAILQLEKLEVDSILDVGLSKFSHREKYRKFAKENNIEIQFHYLDISKDVRKERVFKRNHEKGVTFEFEVTEENFEFMESWFETPTKEELEKAIVIKR from the coding sequence ATGATACATTTATTAGTTGGTAATACTGGCGCAGGTAAATCTACGTATGCTAATAAATTAAAAGTAGAAGTAAATGGATTTGTTTTTGCTTTAGATAAATGGAATAAGATTTTATTTCTTCCAGATAAAACTGAAAACGATGGTTTAGATTGGTTTTTAGAAAGAATTGAAAGAGCAGAACTATTAATGCAAGATGCTATTTTACAATTAGAAAAATTAGAGGTAGATAGTATTTTAGATGTTGGACTTTCTAAATTTTCTCATAGAGAAAAATATAGAAAATTTGCTAAAGAAAATAACATAGAAATTCAATTTCATTATTTAGATATTTCAAAAGATGTTAGAAAGGAAAGAGTTTTTAAAAGAAACCATGAAAAAGGAGTAACTTTTGAGTTTGAAGTTACCGAAGAGAATTTTGAATTCATGGAAAGTTGGTTTGAAACACCAACAAAAGAAGAGTTAGAAAAAGCAATAGTTATTAAAAGATAA
- the hisS gene encoding histidine--tRNA ligase, which yields MKPSIPKGTRDFSPTEVANRTYIMNTIKTSFETFGFQPIETPSFENSSTLMGKYGDEGDRLIFKILNSGDFLNKADDKLLSEKDSLKVTSQISEKALRYDLTVPFARYVVQHQNEITFPFKRYQVQPVWRADRPQKGRFREFFQCDADVVGSKSLWQEVEFIQLYDTVFSKLGLEGTTIKINNRKILSGIAEVIGAQDKLIDFTVALDKLDKIGQEKVEQEMLDKGITEEAIQKVQPLFSFTGSNIDKLASLEKMLQTSEEGKKGVEELRFVINSIAELGLKSASLEVDVTLARGLNYYTGAIFEVSAPKGVKMGSIGGGGRYDDLTGIFGLKDVSGVGISFGLDRIYLVLEELGLFKTVDLPKPKVLFVNFGEDEALYCMKAISELRKNDVKSELFPDSAKMKKQMNYANKREIEFVVLVGSQEMEKQEFTLKNMVSGEQSKLSLSELVNQLKA from the coding sequence ATGAAACCAAGCATTCCAAAAGGAACCAGAGATTTTTCACCAACAGAAGTTGCTAATCGTACGTATATAATGAATACGATTAAAACTTCTTTTGAAACTTTCGGGTTTCAACCAATTGAAACTCCGAGTTTTGAAAATTCATCAACCTTAATGGGTAAATATGGTGATGAAGGAGATCGTTTGATTTTTAAAATTTTGAATTCAGGAGACTTTCTAAATAAAGCTGATGATAAACTTTTGTCAGAAAAAGATAGCTTAAAAGTAACTTCTCAAATCTCTGAAAAAGCACTTCGTTACGATTTAACAGTACCTTTTGCAAGATACGTTGTACAACATCAAAATGAAATTACGTTTCCTTTTAAAAGATATCAAGTGCAACCAGTTTGGCGAGCAGACAGACCACAAAAAGGACGTTTTAGAGAATTTTTTCAATGTGATGCAGATGTAGTTGGAAGCAAATCTTTGTGGCAAGAAGTTGAATTTATTCAGTTGTATGACACCGTTTTTAGTAAGTTAGGTTTAGAAGGAACGACTATCAAAATCAACAATCGAAAAATATTATCTGGAATTGCAGAAGTTATTGGCGCTCAAGATAAATTAATCGATTTTACAGTTGCTTTAGACAAGTTAGACAAGATTGGTCAAGAGAAAGTCGAACAAGAAATGCTTGATAAAGGAATTACTGAAGAAGCAATTCAAAAAGTGCAACCTTTATTTAGTTTTACAGGTTCTAATATCGATAAATTAGCGTCTTTAGAAAAGATGTTGCAAACTTCTGAAGAAGGTAAAAAAGGAGTAGAAGAATTACGATTTGTAATAAATTCAATTGCTGAATTAGGTTTAAAATCTGCAAGTTTAGAAGTAGATGTTACATTGGCAAGAGGTTTAAACTATTATACAGGTGCAATTTTTGAAGTTTCAGCCCCAAAAGGAGTAAAGATGGGTTCCATTGGTGGAGGAGGAAGATATGACGATTTAACAGGTATCTTTGGTTTAAAAGATGTCTCTGGAGTTGGAATTTCATTCGGATTGGACAGAATCTATTTAGTTTTAGAGGAGTTAGGTTTGTTTAAAACTGTCGACTTACCAAAACCAAAAGTATTGTTCGTCAACTTTGGAGAAGATGAAGCATTGTATTGTATGAAAGCAATTTCTGAATTAAGGAAAAATGACGTGAAATCAGAATTATTCCCAGATTCAGCAAAAATGAAAAAACAAATGAATTACGCTAATAAGCGTGAAATTGAATTTGTTGTTCTTGTTGGTTCTCAAGAGATGGAAAAACAAGAGTTTACATTAAAAAATATGGTTTCTGGAGAACAATCTAAATTGTCTTTAAGCGAATTAGTAAATCAATTAAAAGCATAA
- a CDS encoding FecCD family ABC transporter permease, whose translation MEQKSFKKHFILLSILLVVLFFVNVSLGSVSIPFKDIFNTLIGDISAKESWQTIILHFRLPKAITAVLVGSGLSICGLLMQTLFRNPLAGPFVLGISSGASLGVALLILGSSLFGGFFLTNSVSNWSLPIAASLGAFLVLSAVIIAANRVRNTMSILIIGLMFGSLTGAIISVLAYFSEAAQIQQYLFWSFGSLGNLSWNEILVFSSIYFLGILGTISIIKPLNSFLLGENYAKSLGINVKKSRNIILLVTSLLTGVITAFSGPIAFVGLAVPHIARMLFSTSNHKTLLPAVAILGAIILLICDGIAQLPTSEFTLPINAITSLFGAPVVIWLLIRKKKIFV comes from the coding sequence ATGGAACAAAAATCATTCAAAAAACATTTTATATTATTATCAATTTTATTGGTGGTTTTATTTTTTGTGAATGTAAGTTTGGGCTCTGTTTCTATTCCGTTTAAAGATATTTTTAATACTTTAATTGGCGATATTTCTGCCAAGGAAAGTTGGCAAACAATAATTCTGCATTTTAGGTTACCAAAAGCAATTACTGCAGTTTTAGTTGGTTCTGGTTTGTCTATTTGTGGTTTGTTAATGCAAACTTTATTTAGAAATCCTTTGGCTGGCCCTTTTGTTTTAGGAATTTCTTCTGGCGCAAGTTTAGGAGTGGCTTTGCTAATTTTAGGATCATCACTTTTTGGTGGCTTTTTCCTTACAAATTCAGTTTCTAATTGGTCTTTACCAATTGCTGCAAGTTTGGGAGCTTTTTTGGTTTTATCAGCCGTAATTATTGCAGCAAACAGAGTTCGTAATACCATGTCAATTTTAATTATTGGATTGATGTTTGGTAGTTTAACAGGTGCAATTATTAGTGTTTTAGCTTATTTTAGTGAAGCAGCACAAATTCAACAATATTTATTTTGGAGTTTTGGAAGTTTAGGAAACCTTTCTTGGAACGAAATTCTTGTTTTTAGCAGTATTTACTTTCTTGGAATTTTAGGAACAATTTCAATTATAAAACCTTTAAACAGTTTTTTATTAGGTGAAAATTATGCAAAAAGTTTAGGAATAAATGTGAAGAAGAGTAGAAATATAATATTGTTAGTTACAAGTCTTTTAACAGGCGTAATTACTGCTTTTTCTGGACCAATTGCTTTTGTTGGTTTGGCTGTTCCTCATATTGCAAGAATGCTATTTTCTACCTCTAATCATAAAACATTATTACCAGCAGTAGCCATTTTAGGCGCAATTATTTTGCTAATTTGCGACGGAATTGCACAATTACCAACAAGTGAATTCACACTTCCAATTAACGCAATTACATCTCTTTTTGGTGCGCCTGTTGTTATTTGGTTGTTGATAAGAAAGAAAAAGATATTTGTGTAG
- a CDS encoding non-canonical purine NTP diphosphatase yields the protein MKLVFATNNLNKLKEVQKMLPNSIEILSLKDINCFDEVDETEITLEGNAKLKADYITEKFGYNCFADDTGLEVESLDGKPGVYSARFAGEPANSENNMQKLLSELKNIENRKAQFRTAVCLNLDGKQFLFEGICKGEILKEKQGEKGFGYDPIFKPEGFSESFATMNSEEKNKISHRGIAINKLVEFLTNYKD from the coding sequence ATGAAACTCGTTTTTGCAACTAACAATTTAAATAAACTAAAAGAAGTTCAAAAAATGCTTCCCAACTCCATAGAAATCTTAAGTTTAAAAGACATTAATTGTTTCGATGAAGTGGATGAAACTGAAATTACTTTAGAAGGAAATGCAAAATTGAAAGCAGATTATATCACTGAAAAATTTGGCTATAATTGTTTTGCAGATGATACTGGTTTAGAGGTTGAAAGTTTAGATGGAAAACCTGGAGTTTATTCAGCACGTTTTGCAGGAGAACCTGCTAATTCTGAAAATAATATGCAAAAATTATTATCAGAATTAAAAAATATAGAAAATAGAAAAGCACAATTTAGAACAGCAGTTTGTTTAAATTTAGATGGAAAACAATTTCTATTTGAAGGAATTTGCAAAGGTGAAATTCTAAAAGAAAAACAAGGTGAAAAAGGTTTTGGTTATGACCCAATCTTTAAACCTGAAGGTTTTAGTGAATCTTTCGCCACAATGAATTCCGAAGAAAAAAACAAAATTTCTCATAGAGGAATTGCAATTAATAAACTGGTTGAATTCTTAACAAATTATAAAGATTAA
- a CDS encoding pentapeptide repeat-containing protein, with translation MSDDYFDSKEYSKIDFTKTKIIKGEYDNCVFTNCNFGNVHASNIQFVESEFIDCNFSNAIVKQTAFKDVNFTNCKMIGVKFNECNPFLLQFSFTECQLNFSSFYQLKISNTRFEKCSLEEVDFTETIANSSVFNNCNLKNSIFDNTNLEKSDFRTSFNFTINPEENRLRGAKFSRNTIDGLFSKYKIIVE, from the coding sequence ATGTCTGATGATTATTTCGATAGCAAAGAATATTCAAAAATTGATTTTACAAAAACGAAAATCATAAAAGGTGAATACGATAATTGTGTATTTACAAATTGTAACTTCGGAAACGTTCACGCGTCTAACATTCAGTTTGTAGAAAGTGAGTTTATCGATTGTAATTTTAGCAATGCAATTGTAAAACAAACTGCTTTTAAAGATGTGAATTTTACAAATTGTAAGATGATAGGAGTGAAGTTTAATGAATGTAATCCGTTTTTATTGCAGTTTTCGTTTACAGAATGTCAATTAAACTTTTCGTCTTTTTACCAATTAAAAATATCAAATACACGGTTTGAAAAATGTAGTTTAGAAGAAGTAGATTTTACAGAAACAATTGCAAATAGTAGTGTTTTTAATAATTGTAATTTAAAAAATTCAATTTTTGATAACACTAATTTAGAAAAATCAGATTTTAGAACTTCATTTAATTTTACAATCAATCCAGAAGAAAATCGTTTAAGAGGAGCAAAGTTTAGTAGAAATACTATTGATGGTTTGTTTTCTAAATATAAAATAATAGTAGAATGA